The sequence GAGAACTTTGTATGTATGGGCTTCGTCTGACTCCAAGACGATAAAACCGATTCTGGCAACGCCATCCTCCGAGAGATCAAACGACTCCACGGTCGGATGCTCGGATTCGTCACGGTTCTGGATAAACTCCTTGTGCATCGCAAGCACCTCGGCAGGTTCCTTGTCCGAGAAGTCCCAGATGGCAATGCGCACCGTCCGACCTTCGGTAACGAAAACATGGTCGCCTTCCTCGTCTTCGTAACGCTCAAAAATCCCGGAAATCTGCAACGACCAGGCACCACCGATGCCCTGCCATCCGATTTCATCCCCGCCGCCGGCGGCAAATCCTTCCGCCGGTTTCCACTCCGCCGTCGGATCTTCCCGTTCAAAAGCCGAACCCACAGGCTGCAACAGCAAATCGCGCAGCGAAGGATCGATCGTGAGAATCACCGTTGGATTGTAGATCCCCGAATTCTCGGGATTGTCCAGATAAGCCTGACTTTCGTCGCCGGCAAAGACGCGCCAACCGCTGTCCTGCGCATCCATCGGCTCCTCACGGTAAAGGAAACAGACTTTATTTTCGTCTTCAGCCACGCGTTTGGTGGCAATCAGGAACCCGATGGGCGGAAAATTGGCAAACGAACCTGCATCATTCATGCGGCAAAGATGCGGATTCCCTTCTAAAAACTGCGAAAGGCAAGCGCGATTCTCTATTTTTGCGCCCGAATGAAAAAGCTCATCCTTCTGATCCTGCCGCTGCTGATTGCTTTGTCAGGCATTGCCTCGCCGACCTATTTGATTCGCAGTGAACATATCACGACGATCACCAAGGCTCAATTTGACTCGCTTTTGCATACGCAGCATGTGCCCAAGCGCCTCGCGCCCATCCGCTATGATGTGGATATTTACGAGGTGGACTACCGCACGCGGTGGTCGGATGGCAGCAGCGTGATGGCCTCGGGTCTGATCATGTTGCCGCATGCCCCCAAGGAGGCGATTCCCCTCGTTGCGTACGGTCATGGCACGCGTCTGCAAAAGGAGCGCCTCTGGAACATGAAAGGCGAGGAATCGATCTGCGCCTTCTTTGCTGCCGACGGTTATGCCGTTGCGATGCCCGACTACCTCGGCCTTGGCCGCGGCGAACGCAACCACCTTTACCACCATGCCAATACGGAGGCAACCTGCATGATCGACATGCTCAAGGCTATGCAAGAACTCAACCAACAAGTCGGAATCAAGGAAAACGGGCAGCTGTTTTTGTCCGGCTATTCGCAAGGCGGGCATGTCGCCATGGCGACCCACCGTTATCTGCAGCTGCATCCCGAAGCCGGCTTCAAAGTCACCGCAAGCGCGCCCATGTCAGGCGCCTACGACCTGGGCGGCGTGCAAGGCGAGGTCATTCGCAAGCCCTACGAATACCCTGGCTATTTACCCTATCTCTTGTTTTCTTTCCAAGCCGCTTACAACATCTTGCCCGACAGTGCATCCTACTTCAAAGCGCCTTATGACAGCCTGATTCCGCCCTTTTTTGACGGGAACCACAAGCTCAAAGAATTGACGACCGTGATGCCCACAGTGCCGGCCGATGTCTTGCGCGACGAACTCTGGGAGGCCTTTCAAAAGGATCCGCAAAACCCGTTGCGGCTTGCGCTCCAAGAAAACACGCTGATTCACTGGGCGCCCGAGGCTCCGGTCTTGATGTGCTATTGCAAATCCGACGAACAGGTGAACTACCGCAACGCGCTTGTGGCCCGGGATACGATGGAGGCATTGGGCAGCACGATGATTCAGCTACGCCACGCCGGAAGGCGATTCCAACATGGCCCCTGTGCATTGTACACCTGCATTTATGCCAAAATGTGGGTCGACAGCTTCCGGGATGGCAGCACCACCGGCAAACCCGGCCCAGCCTGGAACCGGTTTCTGGTTTCAGTGAGCAAGGCCTTCTTCAAGCAAAAGAAAACCAAACGAAAAAAATGATCCGCAGCAGGTCGAAAAACCATTCGATCCCAATGCAGTTCTGATTCAAAAGATTATCGATACCCATCATGGAGGAAGCAATCCGAAAATGGTGGCCCCAAGATGGCGGGCCGATTTATGCAGAAACGCCCACGAATGTGGCAGACG is a genomic window of Bacteroidota bacterium containing:
- a CDS encoding DUF2185 domain-containing protein, whose amino-acid sequence is MNDAGSFANFPPIGFLIATKRVAEDENKVCFLYREEPMDAQDSGWRVFAGDESQAYLDNPENSGIYNPTVILTIDPSLRDLLLQPVGSAFEREDPTAEWKPAEGFAAGGGDEIGWQGIGGAWSLQISGIFERYEDEEGDHVFVTEGRTVRIAIWDFSDKEPAEVLAMHKEFIQNRDESEHPTVESFDLSEDGVARIGFIVLESDEAHTYKVLYGYTIIGREVAQGAYYFDNDTDREWALSTWNSVGVN
- a CDS encoding alpha/beta fold hydrolase, whose translation is MKKLILLILPLLIALSGIASPTYLIRSEHITTITKAQFDSLLHTQHVPKRLAPIRYDVDIYEVDYRTRWSDGSSVMASGLIMLPHAPKEAIPLVAYGHGTRLQKERLWNMKGEESICAFFAADGYAVAMPDYLGLGRGERNHLYHHANTEATCMIDMLKAMQELNQQVGIKENGQLFLSGYSQGGHVAMATHRYLQLHPEAGFKVTASAPMSGAYDLGGVQGEVIRKPYEYPGYLPYLLFSFQAAYNILPDSASYFKAPYDSLIPPFFDGNHKLKELTTVMPTVPADVLRDELWEAFQKDPQNPLRLALQENTLIHWAPEAPVLMCYCKSDEQVNYRNALVARDTMEALGSTMIQLRHAGRRFQHGPCALYTCIYAKMWVDSFRDGSTTGKPGPAWNRFLVSVSKAFFKQKKTKRKK